The Bacteroidota bacterium genome contains a region encoding:
- a CDS encoding carboxypeptidase-like regulatory domain-containing protein, translating to MLKLFLRFFWILICCSYSIPAEAQSIIINGRILDELTNEAIPFVNILVQGTRMGCSSDSLGKFQLQSTGGRKRDTLLISAIGYEVQKIPISPLSDQYLSIELKPAAINLKEAIIKPGENPAFRILRKIIANKPSNNSEQLDAFQYKVYHKVEFDMNNFTEKIKKNIFLRSFNFIFDNADTTADGVNYLPILLTESSSEFYFRKDPLTRRELVKARRSVGLKGPKIMKFAEDMYLAPDIYKEFVLILDKNFPSPINNNYKATYRFYLIDSLFLNNSYCYYLQFKPKQKEDIAFTGEMYVDASTYAILQIDLSFSITANVNFVRNYWIRQQYEKVDSLHTMLHKSQVIGDFTVVENSKEMTGFFGRKTSVYQDYKINLPQDDNFYKNLDRITFEDSATMRDESFWQTTRNDSLSTQEKSIVSMIDTLEKQAKFRLLKNSVKSISSGWIPLQKLEIGDFYSFYSYNSIEKSRLKLGLRAQHLFDNRFSFKTYLAYGTFDDKLKYLAESKITLTRFRSKETRVGGMLKKDLVQPGRSATIFPLDHILSSLSNLGRYTNRSLVSDKELFLERQWITGFTSRLTFFQSTWFPLDEQTYTVKYSNLIRYQKPSFAYAGLKLSFRFAFGERNLSAAFGDGTKGNSFPNYPVVSFNYEKGIQDFLKGEFNSTKLKLRIEDKLRITRLGYSLLRIEGGKTWGHLPYTFLETPLANPLLFNDETAFNLLNYLEFVSDQYLSVMWEHHFEGLLFNRIPLIKKLKWRELFFVKMYAGTLSKSNKNSEYVLPQNTTNLTQPYVEIGMGIENIFKFSRIDFLWRLNYNNHDDGYQFLAKPMFQFKF from the coding sequence GTGCTTAAACTCTTTCTCCGCTTTTTTTGGATTTTAATTTGCTGCTCCTATAGTATACCTGCAGAAGCACAGTCTATAATTATTAATGGTCGAATACTGGATGAACTTACTAATGAGGCAATTCCTTTTGTAAATATTCTTGTTCAAGGAACCCGGATGGGATGCTCTTCCGATAGCCTAGGAAAATTTCAATTGCAATCCACCGGCGGTCGAAAGCGCGATACACTTTTGATATCTGCAATTGGTTACGAAGTACAAAAAATTCCTATTTCGCCGCTATCCGATCAATACCTGAGTATCGAACTTAAACCGGCTGCGATTAATTTAAAGGAAGCAATTATTAAACCCGGAGAGAACCCTGCCTTTCGTATCCTCCGAAAAATTATTGCCAATAAACCCAGCAACAATTCCGAGCAACTCGATGCGTTTCAATACAAAGTGTATCATAAAGTGGAATTCGACATGAATAATTTCACCGAAAAAATTAAGAAAAACATTTTCTTACGCTCCTTTAATTTTATTTTCGATAATGCTGATACTACGGCTGATGGTGTCAATTACTTGCCAATTTTACTAACGGAGTCAAGCTCCGAATTTTACTTCCGAAAAGATCCGCTTACACGAAGAGAACTTGTAAAAGCCAGGCGCTCCGTGGGTTTGAAAGGTCCAAAAATTATGAAATTTGCCGAAGACATGTACCTGGCTCCGGATATCTACAAGGAGTTTGTTTTGATTCTAGATAAAAATTTTCCAAGCCCCATCAATAATAATTATAAAGCTACCTATCGGTTTTACCTAATCGATAGTCTATTTTTAAACAACTCCTACTGTTATTACCTGCAGTTTAAGCCTAAACAAAAGGAAGATATTGCCTTTACAGGCGAAATGTATGTGGATGCTTCAACCTATGCCATACTTCAAATCGACCTTTCTTTTAGCATCACTGCGAATGTAAATTTTGTGCGCAATTATTGGATTCGTCAACAATATGAAAAGGTGGATAGCCTTCATACAATGCTCCATAAAAGCCAGGTTATTGGCGATTTTACGGTGGTAGAAAATTCAAAAGAAATGACCGGTTTTTTTGGACGCAAAACTTCTGTTTATCAAGACTATAAAATTAACTTGCCACAGGATGATAATTTTTACAAAAACCTTGATCGAATTACCTTCGAAGACAGTGCCACCATGCGCGATGAAAGTTTTTGGCAGACAACTCGAAACGACAGTTTATCTACCCAAGAAAAATCGATTGTAAGCATGATCGATACGCTCGAAAAGCAAGCCAAATTTAGATTGCTTAAAAATTCGGTGAAAAGCATAAGCAGCGGCTGGATTCCACTTCAAAAATTGGAAATTGGCGATTTTTATTCATTCTACAGTTACAACAGCATCGAAAAATCACGACTAAAATTAGGTCTACGCGCTCAGCATCTTTTTGATAATCGCTTTAGCTTTAAAACGTATCTCGCCTACGGAACCTTTGATGATAAATTAAAATATTTGGCCGAATCTAAAATTACCCTCACTCGTTTCCGCAGCAAAGAAACGAGAGTAGGAGGAATGCTTAAAAAGGACTTGGTGCAACCCGGGCGCAGTGCTACCATTTTTCCTTTAGATCATATACTCAGTTCTCTGAGTAATTTAGGAAGGTATACGAACCGGAGTTTAGTGAGCGATAAAGAACTATTTTTGGAAAGGCAGTGGATTACTGGTTTCACCTCCCGTTTAACTTTTTTTCAATCCACCTGGTTTCCACTGGATGAACAAACGTACACAGTTAAGTATAGCAATTTAATTCGCTATCAAAAGCCCTCTTTCGCTTACGCGGGATTAAAACTCTCGTTCCGATTTGCTTTTGGGGAACGAAATCTCTCAGCTGCATTTGGAGATGGAACCAAAGGGAATTCCTTTCCAAACTACCCGGTAGTTAGCTTTAACTACGAAAAAGGAATCCAAGATTTTCTAAAGGGCGAATTCAATAGCACCAAACTAAAACTGCGTATCGAAGATAAATTGCGCATTACCCGCTTAGGTTACTCCTTGTTGCGTATCGAAGGTGGAAAAACCTGGGGCCATTTACCCTATACATTTCTTGAAACCCCGCTCGCAAACCCTTTGCTCTTTAATGATGAAACAGCATTTAACTTACTAAATTACCTGGAGTTTGTAAGCGATCAATACCTAAGCGTAATGTGGGAACATCATTTCGAAGGCTTGCTTTTTAACCGCATACCACTCATAAAAAAACTAAAATGGAGGGAGTTGTTTTTTGTAAAGATGTATGCCGGCACCCTATCCAAATCGAATAAAAACAGCGAATATGTTTTGCCACAAAATACAACCAATTTAACTCAGCCTTATGTTGAAATTGGAATGGGAATAGAAAACATATTCAAATTTTCTAGGATTGATTTTTTATGGCGACTGAATTACAACAATCACGATGATGGATATCAATTCCTTGCCAAACCTATGTTTCAGTTTAAATTTTAA